A region of Litorilinea aerophila DNA encodes the following proteins:
- the argJ gene encoding bifunctional glutamate N-acetyltransferase/amino-acid acetyltransferase ArgJ, whose translation MQASEFVVPGFDAAGVAAGIKKNGALDLALIASRVPCRAAAVFTLNRFPAAPVQYDRRLLAFNPTSVHGVVINSGCANACTGVEGAANARRTAEAVERALGAGDQTIFVMSTGVIGVQLPMDRLLDGIPAVVQQLRPEGWPDAARAIMTTDTRPKLFTRSVQIGGETVRLTGIAKGAGMIHPNMATMLSTLATDVHMAQPLLQQALHAAVNRSFNRISIDGDTSTNDTVLLLANGLAGNPEIQESDDPAYGAFVEALTELCTELAQAIVRDGEGATKFVTIQVNGAISDQEAHQAANTIATSPLVKTAFFGNDANWGRILAAVGRAGIQVEPEKCALFVSGGPAPGQHLPELQLVEAGTPLPYAEADAAERFAQPEIDVRVELGLGQGRATVWTTDLSHEYVSINGDYRT comes from the coding sequence ATGCAAGCATCCGAGTTTGTTGTCCCTGGATTCGATGCGGCTGGCGTGGCAGCCGGCATCAAGAAGAACGGCGCCCTGGACCTGGCCCTGATTGCCAGCCGGGTTCCCTGCCGGGCCGCCGCGGTCTTTACCCTGAACCGCTTTCCGGCGGCGCCCGTCCAATATGACCGGCGGCTGTTGGCCTTCAACCCCACTTCCGTCCACGGCGTGGTCATCAACAGCGGCTGTGCCAATGCCTGCACAGGCGTGGAAGGCGCGGCCAACGCCCGCCGCACGGCCGAAGCCGTGGAACGGGCCCTGGGCGCCGGCGACCAGACGATCTTCGTGATGAGCACCGGCGTCATCGGCGTGCAGTTGCCCATGGACCGGCTGCTGGACGGCATCCCGGCCGTGGTGCAGCAGCTCCGGCCGGAAGGCTGGCCCGATGCCGCCCGGGCCATCATGACCACCGACACCCGGCCCAAGCTGTTCACCCGCTCGGTCCAGATCGGCGGGGAGACGGTGCGCCTGACCGGTATTGCCAAGGGGGCCGGCATGATCCATCCCAATATGGCCACCATGTTGAGCACCCTGGCCACCGACGTCCATATGGCGCAGCCCCTGCTCCAACAGGCCCTGCATGCCGCGGTCAACCGCAGTTTTAACCGGATCAGCATCGACGGCGACACCAGTACCAACGACACGGTGCTCCTGCTGGCCAACGGGCTGGCCGGCAACCCCGAGATTCAGGAGTCGGATGATCCGGCCTATGGGGCCTTTGTGGAGGCCCTGACCGAGCTGTGCACTGAGCTGGCCCAGGCCATCGTCCGGGATGGCGAGGGCGCCACCAAATTCGTGACCATCCAGGTCAACGGAGCGATCAGCGACCAGGAGGCCCACCAGGCCGCCAACACCATCGCGACCAGCCCCCTGGTGAAGACCGCTTTCTTCGGCAACGATGCCAACTGGGGCCGAATCCTGGCCGCGGTGGGGCGGGCCGGCATCCAGGTGGAGCCAGAGAAATGTGCCCTCTTCGTCAGCGGGGGGCCGGCGCCGGGTCAGCATCTGCCCGAGCTGCAGCTGGTGGAGGCGGGGACGCCCCTGCCCTATGCCGAGGCCGATGCGGCCGAGCGCTTTGCCCAGCCGGAGATCGACGTGCGGGTGGAGCTGGGCCTGGGCCAGGGCCGGGCGACCGTCTGGACCACCGATCTCAGCCACGAATATGTGAGCATCAACGGGGACTATCGGACGTGA
- a CDS encoding class I SAM-dependent methyltransferase: MPYRQFQNLEEVAEYAQGLDERWPEREAVAGHISGQLAGLSSRFSAQVSAPFLQVVELCTGPGRLAARLLADHSHLFLTGFDISGPALAFARARLAPYRGRFRLIQADLNQDGWLDQLPPVVHAVVSMQSLHDLGDECCVDRIYGLARRILTPGGLFINADLLAASPPDPKNPGRLPVQRHLALLQKHGFAPVACTLQAGGFGCFVASVPEDRRPSSH, translated from the coding sequence ATGCCCTATCGCCAATTTCAGAATCTGGAGGAAGTGGCCGAATACGCCCAGGGGCTGGACGAGCGCTGGCCGGAGCGGGAGGCTGTGGCCGGCCACATCAGCGGACAGCTGGCCGGCCTCTCTTCTCGTTTTTCTGCCCAGGTTTCAGCCCCCTTCCTTCAGGTGGTGGAGCTGTGCACCGGCCCGGGGCGGCTGGCCGCGCGGCTGCTGGCCGACCATTCCCACCTCTTCCTCACCGGCTTCGACATCTCCGGGCCCGCCCTGGCCTTCGCCCGGGCACGGCTGGCCCCCTACCGGGGCCGGTTTCGCCTGATCCAGGCGGACCTGAACCAGGATGGGTGGCTGGACCAGCTGCCCCCGGTGGTACATGCGGTGGTCTCCATGCAATCCCTCCACGATCTGGGCGATGAGTGTTGCGTGGACCGCATCTATGGCCTGGCCCGGCGCATCCTGACGCCCGGCGGCCTGTTCATCAACGCCGACCTGCTGGCCGCCTCTCCCCCGGATCCCAAGAACCCCGGCCGCCTCCCTGTCCAAAGGCACCTGGCCCTGTTGCAGAAGCATGGTTTTGCCCCGGTGGCGTGCACCCTGCAGGCGGGCGGCTTCGGCTGTTTCGTGGCTTCTGTCCCGGAAGACAGGCGCCCATCATCCCATTAA
- a CDS encoding DinB family protein, with product MNLDYILERMADNAATVESLARSVGEEQARWKPSPTEWSILEVINHLYDEEREDFRTRLDYTLHRPGQPWPPIDPEGWVVARSYNSRELQPSLDNFLAERRRSMAWLRSLQAPNWSATYTHPRAGAITAGALLASWLAHDFLHIRQLTQLHWQFIGVVAPDCPVTYAGPW from the coding sequence ATGAATCTGGATTACATACTGGAGCGGATGGCCGACAACGCGGCCACCGTGGAAAGCCTGGCCCGAAGTGTGGGGGAAGAGCAGGCCCGCTGGAAGCCGTCGCCGACGGAGTGGTCCATCCTGGAGGTGATCAACCACCTCTACGACGAGGAGCGAGAGGATTTCCGTACCCGGTTGGATTACACCCTGCACAGGCCCGGCCAGCCATGGCCCCCCATCGATCCCGAGGGCTGGGTGGTGGCCCGCAGCTACAACAGCCGGGAACTGCAGCCTTCCCTGGACAACTTCCTGGCCGAGCGACGCCGCTCCATGGCCTGGCTGCGCAGCCTCCAGGCGCCCAACTGGTCGGCCACCTACACCCATCCCAGGGCCGGCGCCATCACGGCTGGCGCCCTGCTGGCCTCGTGGCTGGCCCACGACTTCCTGCATATCCGCCAGTTGACCCAGCTCCACTGGCAATTCATCGGCGTGGTAGCACCGGACTGTCCGGTCACCTATGCCGGTCCCTGGTAA
- a CDS encoding class I SAM-dependent methyltransferase, which produces MKPTDSWRKYLTDYNEGLGLVYERFVLNDFLDALRRRHQIGSVLEAPLYGMAGVSGINGVIFAQQGVPVTLVDDQPERLDGVRRIWAEELGLPADFVLVPPGGWNRLPFADRSFDLTWEWAALWHIADPAGLLRELVRTSRKLVFVAMPNRLQVGYWMRKWILDREFFTAHDESWTDMGRIRCILEDAGLEIIEEGVLDVPPWPDTVMPAREVLRRLGIHSSRLEARFSGESWQWSTMAYYLGQEPDLRERVMRYAWLDQAPLPWQAKAIWAHHRYLLGRVP; this is translated from the coding sequence ATGAAACCAACGGATTCCTGGCGGAAATATTTGACCGACTACAACGAAGGCCTGGGGTTGGTCTACGAGCGTTTTGTCCTCAACGATTTCCTCGATGCCCTGCGCCGTCGCCATCAGATCGGCTCGGTGTTGGAAGCACCCCTCTACGGCATGGCCGGCGTCAGCGGCATCAACGGCGTTATCTTTGCCCAACAGGGGGTGCCCGTCACCCTGGTGGACGATCAGCCGGAGCGGCTGGATGGCGTCCGCCGCATCTGGGCGGAGGAATTGGGCCTGCCCGCCGACTTCGTCCTGGTGCCCCCCGGCGGGTGGAACCGGCTGCCCTTTGCCGACCGTTCCTTTGATTTGACCTGGGAATGGGCGGCCCTCTGGCACATCGCGGACCCGGCCGGGCTTTTGCGGGAGCTGGTGCGCACCAGCCGGAAGCTGGTCTTTGTGGCCATGCCCAACCGGCTGCAGGTGGGCTACTGGATGCGCAAGTGGATCCTGGACCGGGAATTTTTCACCGCCCACGATGAAAGCTGGACCGACATGGGACGCATCCGGTGCATCCTGGAGGATGCTGGCCTGGAGATCATCGAGGAGGGCGTGTTGGATGTGCCCCCATGGCCAGACACAGTCATGCCGGCTCGGGAAGTGCTTCGCCGCCTGGGCATTCACAGCTCCCGGCTGGAGGCCCGATTCTCCGGCGAGAGCTGGCAGTGGAGCACCATGGCCTACTACCTGGGCCAGGAGCCCGACCTGCGGGAGCGGGTGATGCGCTATGCCTGGCTGGACCAGGCGCCTCTCCCCTGGCAGGCCAAGGCCATCTGGGCCCATCACCGTTATCTCCTGGGCCGGGTGCCGTAG
- a CDS encoding NfeD family protein — translation MSISRQFPFLTAGLTPHQFRRKSIERSNRRKRSPFAGAFSPAYADPRGGRLFLGLFLAGLLLGLAVMATGVGIARAQTPSTPATETPAADVPRESPIVYVLTFEGAVTPVLASYIEDGIRLAVENQAEAVILQLDTPGGSVDITKSITQKMLASPVPLVVYVSPSGAHAGSAGTFITLAAHVAAMAPGSSIGAASPVTADGTDMGETMAAKVKNILAADIENLASRRGERATEWAIAAVQEAAAATARQALELGVIDFIAEDLDDLLAQMDGFQVTVAGETRTLHTADATLIPVELNAIEQFLNFISDPSIASILLSLGILGLVVELRTPGFGVPGIVGIISLLLAFYALGQLDANFAGLALIALALALFLAEAFTPTFGVLAAGGAIAFVLGGVLLFDAPGVEVPWPTIIGLAVGLGGFAIFIGVKALAIQRRPPLTGGDALIGQIATARQDLRAGEPGAVFVAGEWWNAELLEGSVEAGKPVQVVGRRGYRLLVRPVDQASSSTT, via the coding sequence ATGAGCATTTCCAGGCAGTTTCCATTTCTCACCGCAGGCTTGACCCCCCATCAATTCCGGCGGAAATCTATCGAGCGTTCCAACCGGAGAAAAAGGAGCCCCTTTGCCGGGGCGTTTTCGCCAGCCTACGCCGACCCAAGGGGGGGGCGGCTCTTCCTGGGCCTCTTCCTGGCCGGGCTGCTCCTGGGGCTGGCGGTCATGGCCACGGGCGTCGGGATCGCCCGTGCCCAGACACCTTCCACGCCGGCTACCGAGACTCCGGCTGCCGATGTGCCCAGGGAATCCCCCATCGTCTACGTGCTCACCTTCGAGGGGGCGGTCACGCCGGTGTTGGCCAGCTACATCGAGGATGGCATCCGACTGGCGGTGGAAAACCAGGCGGAGGCGGTGATCCTTCAGCTGGACACACCCGGCGGCAGTGTGGACATCACCAAATCCATCACCCAGAAGATGCTGGCTTCCCCTGTACCCCTGGTGGTCTACGTCTCCCCCAGCGGCGCCCACGCCGGCAGCGCGGGCACCTTCATCACCCTGGCCGCCCACGTGGCCGCCATGGCCCCGGGAAGCAGCATCGGCGCGGCCAGCCCGGTGACCGCCGACGGCACCGACATGGGCGAGACCATGGCGGCCAAGGTCAAGAACATCCTGGCCGCCGACATCGAGAACCTGGCCTCCCGTCGCGGGGAACGGGCCACCGAGTGGGCCATCGCCGCGGTCCAGGAGGCGGCGGCCGCCACAGCCCGCCAGGCCCTGGAGCTGGGGGTCATCGACTTCATCGCGGAGGATCTGGACGACCTACTGGCCCAGATGGACGGCTTCCAGGTGACCGTGGCCGGGGAGACCCGCACCCTCCACACCGCGGATGCCACCCTCATCCCGGTGGAACTGAATGCCATCGAACAATTTTTGAACTTCATCAGCGACCCCAGCATCGCCTCCATTCTGCTGAGCCTGGGCATCCTGGGGCTGGTGGTGGAGCTGCGCACGCCTGGTTTTGGTGTGCCGGGCATCGTGGGCATCATCTCCCTGTTGCTGGCCTTCTATGCCCTGGGCCAGCTGGATGCCAACTTTGCCGGGCTGGCTCTGATTGCCCTGGCCCTGGCCCTGTTCCTGGCCGAAGCGTTCACCCCCACCTTCGGGGTATTGGCGGCCGGCGGCGCCATTGCCTTTGTCCTGGGCGGGGTGCTGCTCTTTGATGCGCCGGGGGTGGAGGTGCCCTGGCCCACCATCATCGGCCTGGCCGTGGGCCTGGGCGGCTTCGCCATCTTCATCGGCGTCAAAGCCCTGGCCATCCAGCGACGGCCCCCCCTCACCGGCGGCGATGCCCTCATCGGCCAGATCGCCACGGCCAGGCAGGATCTGCGCGCGGGGGAACCCGGCGCGGTCTTTGTGGCCGGCGAATGGTGGAACGCCGAGCTGCTGGAAGGCAGCGTGGAGGCGGGGAAACCGGTCCAGGTGGTGGGCCGGCGGGGATATCGCCTGCTGGTCCGGCCTGTGGACCAGGCTTCATCGTCAACGACTTAA